A genomic region of Dunckerocampus dactyliophorus isolate RoL2022-P2 chromosome 10, RoL_Ddac_1.1, whole genome shotgun sequence contains the following coding sequences:
- the LOC129188926 gene encoding regulator of G-protein signaling 5-like, with protein MCKGLASLPTCCLESAKELKARLRKLLHKPDGSLLCCKVGKNKVTLEECLRWKESFEELLSSKYGLCAFTAFLLSEFSEENIAFYFACEDYKSTKSLAKLPAKAQKIYNEFIGTDAPREINIDHETRDVTRVNMLSPSPSCFDQAQHKIYMLMAKDCYPRFLRSPAYRDLVSQAKPGTTATKHPQQGKKV; from the exons ATGTGTAAAGGACTAGCATCACTGCCTACCTGCTGCTTGGAAAG TGCCAAAGAGCTGAAAGCAAGACTGAGAAAACTATTGCATAAACCTGATGGGAGTCTACTCTGCTGCAAAGTAGGGAAAAACAA GGTAACCCTGGAGGAATGCCTGAGGTGGAAAGAGTCATTTGAGGAACTCCTTTCCAGCAAAT ATGGACTGTGCGCCTTCACTGCCTTCTTATTATCAGAATTCAGCGAAGAGAACATTGCATTCTACTTTGCATGTGAAGACTACAAGAGTACCAAGTCTCTTGCCAAGCTACCTGCTAAAGCCCAGAAAATCTATAATGAATTCATAGGGACTGATGCTCCTCGGGAG ATTAACATTGACCATGAAACTCGTGATGTCACTAGAGTGAACATGCTCTCCCCATCGCCCTCCTGCTTTGACCAAGCGCAGCACAAGATCTACATGCTCATGGCTAAAGACTGCTACCCGCGCTTTCTGCGCTCACCTGCCTACAGGGATCTCGTCAGTCAAGCCAAGCCTGGCACCACGGCTACAAAACATCCTCAGCAGGGGAAGAAGGTTTGA